The DNA region ATCTTTTTCATGCCAGCTATCATTGCAGCCTTCTGTGccggaatattttttaaaatatacagccAAAGAAAACATGAGACCAGAGTGCCTTTTAGGCAAATTGTGAAAGACTTCCAGAAGACATACTTGGATCCAGGATACATTCCAGCAATAACTGTGTTCCGCGTTTATGTCAATGTGTTGACATCAATCAGCATTTTAGCAGTGGATTTCCCGCAGTACCCAAGGCGATTCGCCAAAGCTGAGACCTATGGAACGGGAGTTATGGATTTTGGGGTTGGAGCTTTTATTTTTGGTAATGCTCTCGTTTGTCCTGAAGTCAGACAAAAGTCTCCTGTGACACAACCAAAATTTTCCAGTCTGGCCAGGCAGTTTGTTTCCGTTTGGCCGTTGATTTTTCTTGGCGTTGGACGACTGCTTAGTGTAAAATCTATAGAGTATCACGAACATACTTCAGAGTATGGAGTgcactggaattttttctttaCCTTAGCATTTGTGAGGCTTGCAGCATCTCTACTTTTAGCCGTATTTCCGAGAAATACTTCTTGGATTGTTGCTATAAATCTCGCTGTACTTTATCAGCTTGTGCTTAACACTACCTCTCTGAAGATGTTTATCTTGCATGGGAGCAACGGCAGAGATATGAGGGATGGCTTTTTAAACGCCAACAGGGAAGGGCTGCTCTCTCTTTTTGGCTACCTAGCCATATACATGGCGAGCGTTCAAGTGGGACTGTGCCTGCTGCAGTTCAGAAACTCAGTCAAAGACTGGCTCGAAGCAGTGTGCTTCTTGCTGCTGACAGTTCTCCTGCTCTTCATATTCCTTCACGTGTCACAAGCATATGCAGACCCCGTGTCCCGCCGGATGGCCAATCTGTCCTACTGCATATGGGTGCTCGCTCACTCTCTGACTTTCTTTATCGGCTTCGTGGTGACTGATCTCACATTGGTGTTCACAAAGCTGCTCGTGAAGGGCTCCAGCGTGCCCTGCTGCTGGGACGCTGTAAAGCTCCCAAACGCCTGTAAAAAGCCTGAAACGGAGGGCGTGCCTGTCGGCAGGGGAGGCAAGCTGCCGCCCATTTGCCTGATTAGTGCtattaataaaaatcaattactgtttttcttgctaGCAAATATTACAACTGGTGCTGTGAATATACTGATAGATACAATCCACAGCAAGGCTGCATTTACCTTATGTATACTACACTTGTATATGTTCTTTAACTGTTTTGTTATGTATCTATTGCATGCCAAAAACATAGTATTAAAGTTTTGGTGATTCCACTGTCTTAAGCACTCTAGttaaactttgtattttaatggaaaaattagtatttttcccATATGTTTTGCAATAATTTAGTATAGCTTTTTAtgatttagtgttattttttaacGGTTTGTTTTACCAAATTATACAGTCAATGCTGTTACCTGTTGGAGGTGTTACACATTTTCCTGGAAACTTAGTTTTTAAGATTGTTTGCTGAATGCTCCTGCTGCTCCTATAAATGCTCATGCAGAAGATTAACACTGCATTTACAGTTAGGGAACCCTGTTCATACCCAAGTGCTGGTAGAATTAGATAACAACATATAGAGTAGAAGCCAgatgaaaagtaagaaaatgaatAATTATGAAGAGAGAGACTTAGTTGTGTCAAGATTTACCTAGTTAGGCCCTTGCATAAATAACAGATAAGAATAATTCTTTATACAAAATGCATTGAATAAGTGGATACTTAAAAACGTTTTGGCCCCAGTCCTGCAAAGATTTATGCATATGCTTGACTTTGATGGCAGTAATTGTATGTGGAATGTTAATCATATACTGAAATCTAAATTAGCCTTTGAATTAAagctaaattttattttcatcctcaCTGATGAATATAAATGAAGACCCTAGATAAAGCGTGATGCTCTGAAGGATAAAACTCAACTGCAGATGAATTCATAAAGCAGTCGTTGGAATTTGTGGTGCAGATAATAAGAGCAGCACAGCCTTGTATAAGAAAATACAAAGATCTAAAACTAATTCACCCCCAGCCTGCATACCAACTTGTTGTGACAGCTCATCTTTAGGAACACTGTAAAATATGGTCTTCAGCTCTACTTTAAAAGTACTCAAGGCCCACTTACTTGTCTGTAAAATTACCTTAAACAGCAGCTCATTTAGTACTGTATTTTGGCAGCTGAGATGTCTTCAAGTGGGAACgttctgtattaatttttattagcaAACAAACAGTgtgcaaatggaaagaagcatGACGCAGTGGGTCAGGGTACCGGCAGAGCATTGACAAGAGATGTGCTCAGTTTCTCTATCACCCTCTAGAACACCCTCTTTGTTCACTTTCCTAACTGTGACAGTTCTTCCTGACCTCATTAAGTTGTTGAGAAACACATTTAAAGATTGTGAGGAATTCAATAATGGGAGCTATAAATACATAAGAAGTAGAATACAAATGGTAGTTGATGATAGATGTCTAATGTCAGTGGAGTTACAGCAGTGCATATGGGCCATATTTCATATTTCTCCTTGTCTATCAAATGTGATGACTCATAAAACCTATGGAGATTGAGCCTCTAAATCAGATTCCTTAAGGCAGACATGCTGTGGAATATTCTTAACTTTATGAGGTTCTCTTAGCTGCTGGCCAATGGAAAGGTGAAGTCTGAGGATTATAGGCTGTGGCCGTGCTGATTTCATGTTTGTTTCCTTCCAAGTTATAGCCATAGAGTCctcagaattaaagaaaaacagcCTGTATTATCCTGGGGACAAATGCAATTAATTGGCAACAATGTCTCATGAACAGTTTATAGTAGAGCTTTCTGGGAACTgctgtatgtatttattttaaaacatttcctacCCTTGCCTAGGGAAGAAGGGCCTCCATCATGAACTGAACGGCGCTACTCATTCATGCAAAATTACTCATGGAtattaatttttgaaatatttgaagcACAAGACCTGCAATGAGTTCTGCCTGTGAGCACAAGTCTATCAGTGTGATTCAGAATTAAGGCATTAATTGGGTGTGACAAAGCAGAGCTGTGTCTGGACAAGCAGCAAACTATCTAGATGCCAACTCCGTTTCGTTGAAGCAAAAATTACGTGGGAGGTCTGCTGTGTCTGTGCAGAGCACCGGTCGCTCCGCAGGCTGGCGGGTACCAACCCCGGGACTGGAGCTGCGGTTTGCAGCAACGGAGCTGGCAAACCGAGGGGACCGTGGTGCACGAGTGACGACGAGCGTGAGAACAACCCGCCGCTCTCGACGACGGCGCTACACCGCATCGTGAGGCCGTCTCCCGCTTTCAAAGCCGTACCAAGTAAGTTGTTCACCACTGAATTAATGAGACAATTAATCCTCGTTGCTTATTGTCGATAACAAATGTGGCAAGCTCTGCCCCGAAGCAACCAGCATAGTTACTAATGCTGAACGTTTAGACTATGAATAGATACAGATAATTAACCATGCCTCTGAAAGAACCAAGAAATGCAAGCGTTCTTTGATCACAGAGTCCGTACGAGCAAACGGCACCGTAGTGAGTTTGAAAAGATGCAAGAGAAGCAACACTACGACACTGCTGTGGACACTTTCTCCACGCACACCTCAACGGCTGTTAGTTCAGTGGTTGGTAGGAACACGAACGCTGCATTTCACCTCTCTGGGGTGTGTTTAGACGAGTAAGCTTGTACAGatcaaagatatatttttaaaaaaatcaaaaactttgGTTTAGCTGTTACATAATTAGTAAAAGATACTTCAACTAGTAGGACTAAAATGGTTTAACTGTAGCATGCCACTGACTTCAATAACAATAGTAAAGCAGAGGACTGGGAAAACATAAATTGTTTTGTATTTGCTTCCACCGAATGACCTTTATGTAAGGCTGCAGGATAGAAAAAATATGGTGGGAGAGTAGAGCTGCTTACATTTATCCTTAACCTTGTTATTTCTTAAACATTAGGAGCTTCTTACcaaatttctttgtttttaaggatCAACTCACTAGTATGCCTTCTTTTCCAACCCAGCGGTGCCTCTTTTGAAGTCAAATGTTACAATAAAGATTTCAGGCAGTATCCTATTTCAAAGCTGCTATGTCCTAAAGAACAGGTATTTCTTCCAGGCGAAAGAGGGGCATGCAAATGAACAGCATGAAGGGGCTGTCTGTCTTTTCACTGTCTGGTAGATAACAAGCAAGATGCATGTtctagcaatttaaaaaaaaacccttttccatGGATAAAAATTACGTGAAATGTAATGGTGCTTTTCATACGTAGTTTATCAATGTGCATGCTGagaacacaaaatctggggcaTTGCTGTTTTGTCGATGTGATCCAAGCACACTGTGGGAGTGAAGGGGCAGCAGTGACACAGGAGCCCACGCGCTGAATGGACCCGGTGAGGACAGCGTTTGCTCATCGCAGTCAGTGCGCTCACGATACTCTAATGCGAGAAACTCCCCCGTTACAAAATGCCAGCTTTTTTTTTGCTGAAGACGACGACCATGAAAATACACAAACTGCAAACTGTGCAGCGATGTGGCTCTGCACGATGTTTCTGTTGAAGATGTTGCATGATAAGTTCAAGTAAATTAACTCCTCCACTAAAGATGGTTTTTAcacagaagcaaggaaaaaaaaatccggCTCCCTAATTGCCTCCCCTGCATTTTCTTGTGAGGACTTTAGTATCTATATACATAAATAACAAGAATGAACAGATCAACTGTATTATTTAATAGTTCAAGAAAggctgtgaggttttttttggctGCCTCAATTAAGCAGCCACGGGATTTCTAGCTGGTTGCTCTAGGATGCTGCAGAAGCCAACAGCCTTAAGTGAGAGACCGTAAGTCCAATTCAAGCCTGCCCTACCTGGCACGTAATCGGGGCAGGGAAATCTGAGGCTGCACTTTGACGCCTGGGCTTCATCTGCAGCGCAGGTGTTGGTGCCTTTTTGCTACCGTACGCTCCCCTCGCTCTGCGTCCATGGTAAAACCCGCGCCGTGGCCCCCGATACGCTCCGGCCTTGCCCCACTCGGGGCAGCGACAGGTTTTCATCCCGCCAACGCTTTGGGGTGTAACCCCACCCGCCCCCCCTCGTTCGCACCTCACCGGGGCCGCCCACAAACCGCCCTGGGGCCAGTTCCTCGTGTCCCACCACGGTCGCGGCGCCTCTGTAGGGTGAGAGCCCGGGTACAGGCCGCCGCCCCACCGTGTCCCTCAGAGCCGAGGGCGGGAAGGCGGAAGGCGGGAAGGTGGCGGCTGCGAGGGGAAGGCCCGAGGAGCCCCcgcgcccggctccccccgcccccgagGCCAGGCCTCTAgcgtcgtgtccccccccccctccgccctcCCGGCCCTACCTCAGCCTCCCGCCCGGCGCGAACCCCCGGCCCGGAGGTCGAAGGCGCCGCTCCGGTGACAGGGGCCGCCGAGTTGCCCCTCAGGCGGGGCGGGAGGTAACGGGCGGGCGCCTCCTGCGGGCAGGCCCCGGGGGCGGCgaggcggggccgcggcccggggcgggggagcggcggggctgcGGTTTCTCGCGAGAGGaaggcggggcggccccgggccggggccACCGCCTGTGGGgagggcccggggagggggagaggaaggaggcgGCTCTGTGGCGGAGCTCGGGGTGTCCGCCCGCCTGTCAGAGCGCCCGGGCCGCCGACTCGCGGAGGAGCGGGTAAAGGCccgaggaggaggtggaggggggaggCGGCCGGTGGGCCGTGGGGCAGCGCAACAGCCCcggcggggctgaggggaggcgggaggagcGGGAGGCCGGGAGCCGGCCCGGCCTCCGTTCGGGGCTGCCTCCCCGCCAtcgccgccccgcgccggctgGAGGCCGGGTGAGGACAGGGGTGGGTCTGCCCGCCGCGTCGtccgggctgcagcccccccgccgcccccccttCCTCCACGCCCTGGCTCGCCCTTTTCCCCAGCGACGCCGGGCTGGGGAGCGGGAGGGCGGCGGGTCCCCTCCCCGCCGGCTGCGGGTCGCCCCGGGCGGGGGTTgggggcggcggggtggggggagaggcgGCCCCGCTTCGCAGGTGGAGgcggcccctcgccccgccgctgCTCCGCTCCCTCCCCAGCCGCCGCGGGGCGAGACGGGGGCGGCGGAGAGCCGCAAACCCCGCTCCGGGCTGGGCGGGTCCCCCGGCGGCCTGTCTGGGCcggtggcggggcggggagcggcccgCAGCGCGGCGGGCTCCATCCCCCGCCGGCGGTGCCCGGTGGAGGGCCGGGTGCGCTCCTCCCCGCCGTCCCCTCCCTTTCTTCCATGTTCTGTCGCATTTCCCAGCCTGCCCACCTCTCCCGTTCCCGGCCCGTCGTCTTTTTGAGTCCCTTCCAGGGCTGGAGCGGCGGGCAGGCTGCGCGCCCGGGCGTgggctgggcggcggggccggggctcggcgtGGTGAATCAGGCGATGGGGTAAAGCAGGCTTGTTCCCGGGCTTGGTGAAAGTGTGCCGGGGAAGCGCGGCGGGTATTTACCTCCCCGGGGGTTTGGCTGCTCGCAGGCTGGAGCGGGGAGGAAGCAGCAACAGCGGGCAGAGATGGCGCGGCTGGTCGCGGTTTGCAGAGACGGGGAGGAGGAATTCCCTTTCGAGAAGAGGCAGATCCCCCTCTACATCGATGACACCCTCACGGTGAGTGCCTGCGCCCCGCGGAGCGCCTGGTGTCCCCCCGCTCCTCCCGCTTGCAACGTGTGCGGGCGGCGTGTTGCAATTCCCAGGCGAGGCCTTTTCCCCAGACAGGCCGCCCAGGCTCCTCCTTTGCTCCTGCAGCGTTAATCTTTGGGACTTTGCAACACTTCGGGTTAACAGCGCTTAATGTGGCAACTTTTTTATCTGATGCCCAGCTCTGAAAACATGCAAACCGCATAACAAGAAAGTTATTGCTGTATTGGGGCCTGGGCATAACTTGTTTTCGAGTGACAAGCACGTCTCGGTGCCCAAGCCCAAATGTGGAGCTAAGCCATTTTTCAGTTAATACTGAAGGAAGGGAGCCATATTAACATTAAAACCCACGTCTACAACGAGGTAATTATTATGCCCTTAAATAGGCAAGAAAAGGCTAAAGGTGTTTTTGAAAGCTTTGGCTTAAAGTAAGGGTTATCGAGGCTGTAATAATGTCCTGCTGTATCTACAGTGACAAATCTGAGCGAGTTTCCCTTTCAGTGTGTTATTCTGAATTGAAAAACATGGGGGTTTTGCCATTTCCAGAAGATTCAGTGGAAAAATGAACTAAATGCAGCTTGGAGGCTCTCTAGTCTCTTCCTCAAGTGTTTAGAGGAAGGCTCAGAAATTGCATCGTAGGTGAACacagagcaaacagaagaaaattccCTAACTAGCCAGTTGTCGTTTGTTTTAAGGCATGGATATGTTggggtgaaaataaaaatggactTTGTGTAATTTGGTATCTTAAATTATTCGTATTTGATTTCTGTTGCTGTCAGTGGTGTGACAGTAACTGCTGGTACTTTAAATGGTGTAAAATGTGTGTACTTTAAATTCCTAATCTCATGTTGTAGAATGGGAGAAGAATGCCTGACTTGCATCAGCTAACTTGATCAACTTCATCATATAATTTCTTCCATCTTCCAGAACAAAACAATTGAGTATCTTCAAGCAGCCTCTTAACCCTGCATCCCACTGTTAAAATTATCTATCTTAATCCCATCTGGTTTTGCTACATTTGAAGATGGGGTCTTTGCTGTATTTTAGTTTTGATTGTTCTAAATGACAGCATATTATTAATTTACCAAATATCATCACTGGTTTTGGGGCTTTATATAGTCTGTCATCTCTGGTTAGCTGTGCTCGTGCATTAGGCAAAGTTTCCCCTTAAGTTGTCCAAAGCAATATCTAGCTCTCCTAGAGTGGTTGATTACCTGGAGAACCCAGCACTGGGTAGGAATAGTGTAAGTTTGAGGGTTTTTGATGTCTTGGCCATGGCTTGAAAGTTATTTTGCCCCTCCATTTCCTATGTAGTTTTAAAATCTTAAGGTTTCTCTTCTCCCCCCCAGACTCCCTAGTGAAAATTACTCATTAGATTGTGTTAAGTAGATGATTTACCATGCTCTTGTTACCTTTGTTGTGTTTAATAGGTTGAGAGAATGAGAGTGAAAATTCAGCTATACCAGGTGTCAGGTAGATGACTTCAACTGACCGAAAACTCCATTTGTGGTTTAGTTCCAGAATTTAACACCAGGCCCAAACTTTGTGCAATTACACTATGTAGTCGCTGTCCTTCTACTTTTTACACCAGAGGCAAGCCGTGCTCATGATTGAAGAGGCTCCTATAGCTCTAAATCAGCTTTGTATCCATCTGGATGAAAGGCATTTATGCAAGTGCAAGTCATCCTCACCATGAAGAAATCTTATCTTGggtccatttttattttttttccattttgttactGTTACAAAGTACTCAGATTTCTAGGTGGTTTCTGGAGGCTTTTATTAAATAAATCTGCAGAAGCAAGTGAATGTACTCTTAGCTTCCTTGTCTCAGTCGTctataatttatgttttaaattcttAATGAGAGCTATTGCAAACCATGCAGTTGTCTTTGAAACATAATTGTACATCTGCAGcattatctttaaaaaacaggAGTGTTTATTGATAGTAACTGGCTTCTGTTGACCTCTTTTAAAACTCAGATTTTACAAATAATGGGACTACTTAAGTTCTGTTAGTCAGTTTGGAAGACTTAATCTATGCCTTAAATCTAGAAATAGTGAAGCAGTGATTGCAAATTAGTGAATGAATGGCCTATAATGCTCTTAAGCTTGTAACATTGTTTTGTAGTAGCATAGAAAGCTCTGTAGGTGCAATGTGTTTCTACTCTTCTAAATGAATTGTTCACTATCACACTTTCCTGTTTCTTATGGCTGAGCTAGAAATTAAAGGAAGTTTAAATACTTAACCCTTTTCATTTCTTAAGCAGCTCTTATGATTTCTAGAAGACATTCCATTTGATGTGGTATTAcgggaattttttttcttccagttcaggGTGTGATGGTGGTTGATGTTTAACCACTTAATAAAATCTCATCAGACACATGAATTAATTTAGTCTTTGATAATTCCACTCTGTTGTACAAAACACCTAAGGGTGTTGTCTGATAGTGGGAGATGAAggtgaggggagaaaaaatatgCAGACTTATCTCTTCTCTCTGTTATTGGCAGATAGAGCTTTTACTTTTGCATGTAGCTCATTCCCCACAGAAGCATCAATGAGCAGTGTAGGAAACCTGTAATTCTGCACCAAAAACTTGTGCTGCTGCTTAGCGTGTGTGGGTCAGAGGCATgggaaactggaaaagaaatacatGGGAGGTCAGAATTAGCACTGACCGTGGCACACTTCTGCACGAAGATAAGACAGCTGTGCTAATGTTCCCATTCTAGCACATGTGAGATCAAAATATTGCCTTGCTTTCTGGCCTTGGAGAATAGATATTTATTTTGGAGCAATGTTGAGTGCCTGTGAAATTAAACGTATGAGTTCTTTGGAGGTAGTGTCAGCAATTCAGATGATGGCAGGGAATTCTGTCTTTACTGGACAATTGAGGAAaggtggagagaggaaaaggggtgAATTGCACAATTTCATTTGGTGTTGGTTGGTATTAGAGTTATTAATCAAAGTTGTTATTTTGTCTTTCCGATTTTAAAGTGAACTTTCAGTATTCCTATtgagaaattctgtatttctcagtTTGGACAAGATCAACTAAGCCAGTCTGTACACATTTTTCTAGTTGGTTTAATTTTTCTCAATGGTTGTAAAGATGGATTTTTGACTGACAATTATTTTACtgattccccacccccccccccccaagaaattACCCACTTTGTTGCTCagtaatttgaaaagaaatattaattacttACGAGTAATCACATTGTTCTGCAGgcttaacattttattttgagcCTCTTAAGAGTTGCAGCTGCAATCGTACAAAACAAAGTATACCTTGGAGTACCTTGTTGGGTTAATACGGTTTTAAATTAGCCTTTGAAGGAGGCAACTTAGTCATTAAACTGTTGTGACTGTTTCTTCATAGCTTTATAAATTGAGTTAGGCTGTTGGATCAATTTGGACGTCAGTGTGttgaagtacatttttttttttaactgaaacagaGTCTCAAGTCATGTAGATAGTGTAATATAAGTACTGATGATCCATTTAgcaacttttgctttctctatAACAGCTATTTAAGAGTTGCCATTTATAAACTGCCTCTAGAACATAATATTAGTGAAACAGTTACTTTGCTGAAACATCCACTGTACTAAACTGTTACTCTTATCCTTTCCCAAGCTTCCAATAGTTATGTGAAAAGAATGAGCATTTAACATAGTTTGTCTTATTTCCCtcaagaaagtaaaataaaataatcctctgTGTTTGACTTTTTTCcgaaatatattcttttttttttttcccccctctcttgtATAGATGGTGATGGAATTTCCTGATAATGTGCTAAACCTTGACGGACATCAGAATAACAGTGCACAACTAAAACAGTTCATTCAGGTAAATACATCCTTCTGTGTTTTTAAGAAGGCCACATACCAGATCTTGCTTTCCTTAGATTTGTACTTTCGCTTCTCTAGGAGGTTCTCGCTCCTGGAATGACTTAAAAGACACATCAGCACCGACATGCAGTTACGTATTGGGGGTGAAGTACAGCGGGTACAttagttttctgtatttcacagcaCTTATCCACTGTTGCCTTGTCAGGGGGCAGTTGCTGCATACTGATTGAGAATTGAAAACTTGTAAAACCAATGTATCTTCCGGTCACTGCCAGTTTATACCTAACGGAAACTACCGTTTCTaaatgcattttgatttttttttttctaaatacttttgAACTGCTTTTTCCAATGGAAGTGTGCTTAAGATGGAGTTCTTATGATCAGTACCATACCAAGATAGATTTAATATGCCAGCTTATAGATTACATATAGTTAAATAGCGAGAGATGGTTTTGTGGTACCCCTGAAGATTTAGCAATAGAAACTTCCCTGCTAAGGCCCTGGCAAATAACTGTTGCGCTGTAACACCTTGTAGCAACTGAAAAATTGTGCCACTTGATGTCCAAAGGAACAGGCCAGTTTGCTGGTAGGCAGCTTGCACTTCACGTGTGGTTTGACAGCAGCAGTTCAGACATACACTGCATATAAAGCATAGCTGTGTTGTGAAAATAGCTCATTCCTGCTGTTGCTGTGACTAGTACTATTAATTACGGGAAAGAGGATTATTGTAGAGTGATATCACTCGTCAGATTATTTAATGTGCCTGCCTTTAAGAGCATAAATCTTAAGTGCTATCTGATAATAGCTTTACTTTTCCTAACACGTATTACATAAAATGAGCtgaaaatactttctcttttcagttgatGTATTTACACGTTCCATGGGATTGATTAGTTTTGCTGTGTTGTatggtcttttctttctttccccagcagTTGTGACAAGTCATTCCTCCATTAGGAGTGTTTAAGTGGTGCAATACGACaataacacagaaaatactgtCGTGTCAAAACATCCCCTCTATAGATACAACTCACTTACAATGCTGTACTTTGTATAACCAAGGAAAAATGAGGCTCACAATTAATATACTGACAGGACTCTGCGTTTACAGATGATGTTGGAAAGTGCCAGTAGTGCTGATATTCGAAGTGTAGATGTGTTGGTTGCTGTGTGAGGGACTTTCTCTCCTCTGCATACTGTGCTAGTGGCCGTTCAGGGTTGAAGTCCAAGCCAGTAATTTAGCAgttagaagaagaaagagaagggtatgtgctttttctgtgtatgtgtgcctGGATGGGTTTGACAGAAGAACCAGGAGAAACTCCCTGGAATTGTTTACTGACATAAGAAATATCAGAAGGTGTTCTCTTTAATGTTCTATTGTTAGTGCACGTTGAATGTTCACTACTGAAGTAAAATGTTTCACCCTGAATACTAATGTGTGCTTCTTTTAATTTCAGGTATTAGAATTGTAATGGAAAAGGGGCATATAGCCTTCCAggaaaaatattactaaattgtCTTGGTCTGAACAGAACAAGTTTGTTGTAAATGAGATTTCCATATATGCCGATGAGCATCCGTGAATTTCCTTTCTATGTGCCAAAGATAAAACGGGTGCGAGTAGAAGATGAGAACTTGCAGAATTGTGTGCGAGACCCTTTATTAAAACATCTGTGCTGAGGTGGAGAAAAAAGGGCTTCctgataaggacagggagatgtGCTGTTTGTTCAGAAGCGTTTGCTGATTTGAGTGGTAGGAGGAGGGAACAAGAGGAGAAGAATATTAGCTTCCTCCCAGAGGGTAGACTGTAAGACTTGGAGCAGAATTGCTCCTATGATGTTAGCAAGTGTGGTTTTGTTCATACAGTAAGTGTTTTAAGTGATCTACATTAAGACAGTGACCTCCAACTGAGCACTGCAAGCAGTTTCCACATGTGTGTTTTGTTAAGGAAATGCTATTGAAGGTGAAGAAATCTTGAACAGTTTAAGATGTGGAGGTTTGgtctgtgtttgtttggttttttaaattatttaatttcttgttcttttttagAGACATAGCATGCTTAAACAGCAGGATCTAAATATTGCCATGATGGTGACATCCCGTGAAGTTTTGAGTGCACTTTCTCAGCTGGTCCCGTGTGTTGGCTGTCGTCGTAGTGTGGAGCGTTTGTTTTCTCAACTTGTTGAGTCTGGAAATCCAGCACTGGAGCCCCTAACAGTAGGG from Strix uralensis isolate ZFMK-TIS-50842 chromosome 20, bStrUra1, whole genome shotgun sequence includes:
- the PIGW gene encoding glucosaminyl-phosphatidylinositol-acyltransferase PIGW — encoded protein: MNRGRKMSQKQLKEAFISNLNGTSLLEITVGLSLAPLCLLCRGLLLVLYYLHYGKPLSSRKYSLLLDFLVLVSPLLFSCTVLSPIIFFMPAIIAAFCAGIFFKIYSQRKHETRVPFRQIVKDFQKTYLDPGYIPAITVFRVYVNVLTSISILAVDFPQYPRRFAKAETYGTGVMDFGVGAFIFGNALVCPEVRQKSPVTQPKFSSLARQFVSVWPLIFLGVGRLLSVKSIEYHEHTSEYGVHWNFFFTLAFVRLAASLLLAVFPRNTSWIVAINLAVLYQLVLNTTSLKMFILHGSNGRDMRDGFLNANREGLLSLFGYLAIYMASVQVGLCLLQFRNSVKDWLEAVCFLLLTVLLLFIFLHVSQAYADPVSRRMANLSYCIWVLAHSLTFFIGFVVTDLTLVFTKLLVKGSSVPCCWDAVKLPNACKKPETEGVPVGRGGKLPPICLISAINKNQLLFFLLANITTGAVNILIDTIHSKAAFTLCILHLYMFFNCFVMYLLHAKNIVLKFW